One genomic segment of Stigmatopora argus isolate UIUO_Sarg chromosome 1, RoL_Sarg_1.0, whole genome shotgun sequence includes these proteins:
- the LOC144086693 gene encoding amphoterin-induced protein 3-like produces MISRLNLIAVPVLLSLLHPSHETCPSMCLCTADTVSCSSSGLTKIPKSLPSFSITLDVSHNQMSWLGPASFSKMSRLQNLWISHNQISDLANGAFQNASSLRYLDLSSNKLQRVEQHYFEGLWRLEELLLFNNKITQVEASALVGLSSMKKAYFSLNLITHFPFFSIQDRSHPFLSMLDLSSNRMTNLLWQDVKALPGLVQRGLYLHNNSFICDCSMYSMFWHWALREYDTLKDYTDEHTCNINGDPRASIRFLRHSRFFNNCTVDRVISLPVTVRLSRVLVWEGQSVQLDCQTSLSSTNLSFMWLSPSQGYITQSKIDSPLMSLFANGTLEIQAAKVNDSGLYVCTAVDIKEALNATREINVTVLLPEAESFNTGYTTLLGCVVTMVLILIYLYLTPCRCSCCKQPAPPVMPIAAYEPENSIFLPCAQDGQKSNYNKHVAFMQPMLNEQRPEWTHES; encoded by the coding sequence ATGATCTCCAGGCTCAATCTCATTGCGGTCCCAGTGCTCCTCTCTCTCCTTCACCCCAGCCATGAGACATGCCCGTCTATGTGCCTCTGCACAGCTGACACAGTAAGCTGCAGCTCTAGCGGTCTCACCAAGATACCCAAGTCACTGCCCTCTTTTTCCATCACCCTTGATGTCAGTCACAACCAAATGTCCTGGCTGGGTCCGGCTAGCTTTAGTAAGATGTCCAGACTACAAAACCTCTGGATATCCCATAACCAGATCAGCGACTTGGCTAACGGGGCATTTCAGAATGCCTCAAGCCTTCGATATCTCGACCTGTCATCCAACAAGCTCCAGAGGGTGGAGCAGCACTATTTTGAGGGACTGTGGAGGCTGGAAGAACTCCTCCTCTTTAACAATAAAATCACACAGGTAGAAGCCAGCGCATTGGTGGGTCTGAGCAGCATGAAGAAGGCTTACTTCAGCCTCAACCTGATCACACATTTCCCATTCTTCTCCATCCAAGACCGCAGCCACCCTTTTCTGAGCATGCTGGATCTGTCATCCAACCGTATGACCAATCTGCTGTGGCAGGATGTGAAGGCATTGCCGGGATTAGTGCAGCGGGGGCTCTACCTTCATAACAACTCTTTTATTTGCGACTGCTCCATGTACAGCATGTTTTGGCATTGGGCTCTGAGAGAATATGACACGCTCAAGGACTACACAGACGAACACACTTGCAACATCAACGGGGACCCTCGAGCATCCATCCGGTTCTTGCGACACTCTCGGTTTTTCAACAACTGCACGGTGGATAGAGTCATCTCGTTGCCAGTGACCGTGCGCCTTTCCAGGGTCTTGGTTTGGGAGGGACAAAGTGTGCAACTGGACTGTCAAACATCCCTGAGTAGCACCAACCTTTCATTTATGTGGCTTTCCCCCAGCCAAGGATACATCACTCAGTCTAAAATTGATAGCCCTCTAATGAGCTTGTTTGCTAATGGTACCTTGGAGATCCAAGCAGCCAAGGTCAATGACTCAGGCCTGTATGTGTGTACGGCGGTGGATATTAAAGAGGCGCTGAATGCAACCAGAGAAATAAATGTGACGGTGCTCTTGCCCGAAGCAGAGTCATTCAATACGGGTTACACAACACTGCTGGGCTGCGTGGTGACTATGGTCCTCATCCTCATATACCTTTACCTCACCCCATGCCGATGCAGCTGTTGTAAGCAGCCCGCCCCTCCGGTCATGCCTATCGCCGCGTATGAACCAGAGAACTCAATTTTCTTGCCCTGTGCACAAGACGGGCAAAAGAGCAACTATAACAAGCATGTAGCATTCATGCAGCCGATGTTGAATGAGCAACGACCTGAATGGACACACGAAAGTTGA